One genomic segment of Desmodus rotundus isolate HL8 chromosome 5, HLdesRot8A.1, whole genome shotgun sequence includes these proteins:
- the CCND1 gene encoding G1/S-specific cyclin-D1, whose product MAHQLLCCEVDTIRRAYPDANLLNDRVLRAMLKAEETCAPSVSYFKCVQKEILPSMRKIVATWMLEVCEEQKCEEEVFPLAMNYLDRFLSLEPMKKSRLQLLGATCMFVASKMKETIPLTAEKLCIYTDNSIRPDELLQMELLLVNKLKWNLAATTPHDFIEHFLSKMPVAEENRQIIRKHAQTFVALCATDVKFISNPPSMVAAGSVVAAVQGLHLGSSSSFLSYHRLTRFLSKVIRCDPDCLRACQEQIEALLEASLRQAQQQSLDPKAAEEEEEEEEVDLACTPTDVRDVNI is encoded by the exons ATGGCGCACCAGCTCCTGTGCTGCGAGGTGGATACCATCCGCCGGGCATACCCGGATGCCAACCTTCTCAACGACCGGGTGCTGCGGGCTATGCTCAAGGCGGAGGAGACCTGCGCGCCCTCCGTGTCCTACTTCAAGTGTGTGCAAAAGGAGATCCTGCCGTCCATGCGCAAGATCGTGGCCACCTGGATGCTGGAG GTCTGCGAGGAGCAGAAGTGCGAGGAGGAGGTCTTCCCGCTGGCCATGAACTACCTGGACCGCTTCCTGTCGCTGGAGCCCATGAAGAAGAGCCGCCTGCAGCTGCTGGGGGCCACCTGCATGTTCGTGGCCTCCAAGATGAAGGAGACCATCCCCCTAACCGCGGAGAAGTTGTGCATCTACACTGACAACTCCATCCGGCCCGATGAGCTGCTG CAAATGGAGCTGCTGCTGGTGAACAAACTTAAGTGGAACCTGGCAGCCACAACCCCGCACGATTTCATCGAGCACTTCCTCTCCAAGATGCCTGTGGCTGAGGAGAACAGGCAGATCATCCGCAAACATGCGCAGACCTTCGTGGCTCTCTGTGCCACAG ACGTGAAGTTCATTTCCAACCCACCCTCCATGGTGGCTGCCGGAAGCGTGGTGGCCGCAGTGCAAGGCCTGCACCTGGGAAGCTCCAGCAGCTTCCTGTCCTATCACCGCCTCACTCGATTCCTCTCCAAAGTGATCAGATGTGACCCG GACTGCCTCCGGGCCTGCCAGGAGCAGATCGAAGCCCTACTGGAGGCCAGCCTGCGCCAGGCCCAGCAGCAGAGCCTGGACCCCAAGGCtgccgaggaggaggaggaggaagaggaggtggacctggcctgcacacCCACCGACGTGCGGGACGTGAACATTTGA
- the LTO1 gene encoding protein LTO1 homolog, with product MAGSEDLFDAIVMADDRFRGEGYQEGYEEGSSLGIIEGRQHGTLYGAKIGSEIGCYQGFAFAWRCLLHGCATEKDSKKMKVLESLIRMIEKFPYADPAYARLHEDLDRIRGKFKQLCSLLNVQPDFKISGERSGLSF from the exons ATGGCCGGGAGTGAGGACCTGTTTGATGCCATCGTGATGGCGGATGACAG GTTCCGCGGGGAAGGATATCAGGAAGGCTACGAAGAAGGCAGTAGTTTGGGCATAATCGAAGGAAGACAGCACGGCACGTTGTATGGAGCTAAAATTGGATCTGAG ATCGGGTGCTACCAGGGCTTTGCTTTCGCCTGGAGATGCCTCCTGCACGGCTGCGCGACTGAGAAGGACAG CAAAAAGATGAAGGTCTTAGAGTCGTTGATCCGAATGATTGAGAAGTTCCCTTACGCTGACCCTGCTTACGCCAGACTGCACGAAGACTTAGACAGAATTAGAGGGAAGTTTAAGCAG CTCTGTTCATTACTAAATGTCCAGCCGGACTTTAAGATTAGTGGGGAGCGCTCTGGACTTTCGTTCTGA